In the Leptospira sp. WS4.C2 genome, one interval contains:
- a CDS encoding response regulator — protein MTKILLIEDEPGIQETIQITLESEGFSVSLASTGKEGIQKVSHDISLIVLDIGLPDQSGFEVLKEIRKSFQTPVIFLTARNTEIDKVLGLEIGADDYLVKPFSPRELLARIRAILRRTTQPQPMEDHKFRISLDKKLVYLNGKSLNLSPYEYKTMELFFKWPGRIFTREEIMDNVWTEPEDSFDRAVDTVIKNIRARFKEIENDFDPIETRRGQGYGLKEKI, from the coding sequence ATGACCAAAATACTTCTGATAGAAGATGAACCAGGGATTCAGGAAACCATCCAAATCACTTTGGAGTCGGAAGGATTTTCTGTATCTCTGGCTTCCACTGGAAAAGAAGGGATTCAAAAAGTTTCCCATGATATCTCTCTCATTGTGCTTGATATTGGACTACCTGACCAAAGTGGATTTGAAGTTTTGAAAGAAATTCGAAAGTCATTCCAAACACCTGTTATCTTCTTAACAGCAAGAAATACAGAGATTGATAAAGTTTTGGGATTGGAAATTGGGGCAGACGATTATCTCGTAAAGCCATTTAGTCCCAGAGAACTTTTGGCTAGGATACGAGCCATTTTAAGAAGAACGACACAGCCCCAACCAATGGAAGATCATAAATTTAGAATTTCATTGGATAAGAAGCTGGTTTATTTGAATGGCAAAAGTTTGAATCTTTCTCCTTACGAATACAAAACCATGGAATTGTTTTTTAAATGGCCGGGTCGTATTTTTACTAGAGAAGAAATTATGGACAACGTGTGGACGGAACCAGAAGATAGTTTCGACCGCGCAGTGGATACAGTCATCAAAAACATCCGTGCCAGGTTTAAAGAAATTGAAAATGACTTCGACCCGATTGAAACAAGAAG
- a CDS encoding gamma-glutamyltransferase family protein produces the protein MANLLKFFFSLAVSIFLIQCLGSRRPLVPSYEDPQGSLRDSAVGKKFMVSTGNPLATKAAIKVLESGGNAVDAAVAALLVLNVTNGEAASFPSVAPTLVYDKKSGQVKSYIGAGTAPKKANIEWFKEKGYDVMPKNSILTQLLPASPDVIVRLLQDHGTKSFSELVKPAISVAEEGFPANRILVKNLDLPLYKRLGFTLIMPYNSEVYLEKKWWYGIREGELTKRLDLAKTWKSMANEEVQTLNKGKTRKQALESVRDYFYKGPIADAIVKLHTDKDGLFTKEDLANYTGGWEKPVSGEFREYQILSNQTWTQGPVVPMVLQLLDGVDLKSMGHNSPEYIHTVSQAIELVIADRERYFGDPKYVEVPIDGLLSKKYANLRRKLIQKDAFGVTPPSGNPWMFDTKKPNSANTEPNETKEESVSEIKYGKDTTYLSIVDGSGNAVSLTPSDFPQSPMVPGTGLTLGIRMTQFRLDPNHPSALAPGKRPRITPNPGMVLKQGKLWMSFGTPGGDVQSQAMIQFFLNVIVFGMDPQKAVEAPRFRSVNWPDSFSPHTYRPGGIELEESLYTAVSAPLKVKGYKVYKKGHLDNDFGSVCAVLNDAKNGKLIGVADPREESWAEGK, from the coding sequence ATGGCAAATTTACTAAAATTTTTTTTCTCACTAGCCGTTTCTATTTTTCTAATTCAATGTTTGGGAAGTCGCCGCCCCCTTGTTCCTTCCTATGAGGATCCGCAAGGTAGTTTGCGTGATTCTGCTGTTGGAAAAAAGTTTATGGTGTCCACCGGGAATCCTCTGGCCACTAAGGCTGCGATCAAAGTTTTGGAAAGTGGTGGGAATGCTGTGGATGCAGCCGTTGCCGCACTCCTAGTATTAAATGTAACCAATGGAGAAGCTGCTAGTTTTCCTTCCGTTGCCCCAACATTAGTTTACGATAAAAAATCAGGACAAGTCAAAAGTTACATAGGAGCAGGGACAGCCCCCAAAAAAGCAAACATCGAATGGTTTAAAGAGAAGGGATATGATGTGATGCCAAAAAATTCTATTTTGACTCAGTTGTTACCAGCCTCTCCCGATGTGATTGTAAGATTGTTACAAGACCATGGAACCAAATCTTTCTCAGAACTGGTAAAACCTGCAATCAGTGTAGCGGAAGAAGGATTCCCAGCAAATCGAATTCTAGTAAAGAACTTAGACTTACCTTTGTATAAACGGTTAGGTTTTACTTTGATCATGCCATACAACTCAGAAGTATACCTTGAAAAAAAATGGTGGTATGGAATTAGAGAAGGGGAACTTACCAAACGATTGGATCTTGCGAAGACATGGAAGTCTATGGCCAATGAAGAAGTTCAAACCTTAAATAAAGGAAAAACCAGAAAACAAGCGTTAGAATCTGTACGAGATTATTTTTATAAAGGACCTATCGCAGACGCCATAGTGAAACTGCATACGGATAAAGATGGTCTGTTTACGAAAGAAGATTTGGCAAACTATACGGGTGGTTGGGAAAAACCAGTTTCCGGTGAGTTTAGAGAATATCAAATTTTATCAAACCAAACTTGGACACAAGGGCCAGTGGTTCCTATGGTTTTGCAACTGTTAGATGGTGTTGATCTCAAGTCAATGGGCCATAACTCTCCAGAATACATCCACACAGTTTCACAAGCGATAGAACTTGTCATTGCCGATAGAGAAAGATATTTTGGAGATCCAAAATATGTAGAGGTTCCTATTGATGGTTTGCTTTCCAAAAAATATGCGAATCTCAGACGGAAATTGATTCAAAAAGATGCCTTTGGGGTTACACCTCCTTCCGGAAATCCTTGGATGTTTGATACAAAGAAACCAAACTCTGCTAACACAGAACCTAACGAAACGAAAGAAGAATCTGTCAGTGAAATCAAATATGGAAAAGACACTACTTATTTGAGTATTGTGGATGGAAGCGGGAATGCAGTCTCTCTCACACCGAGTGATTTTCCTCAATCCCCTATGGTTCCAGGTACAGGACTTACTTTAGGAATCCGTATGACACAGTTTCGTTTGGATCCAAATCATCCTTCCGCACTCGCTCCTGGAAAACGACCTAGGATCACACCCAATCCAGGAATGGTATTAAAACAAGGAAAGTTATGGATGAGTTTTGGAACACCCGGTGGGGATGTCCAAAGCCAAGCAATGATCCAATTTTTTTTAAATGTCATTGTCTTTGGAATGGATCCACAAAAAGCAGTGGAAGCACCTAGGTTTCGTTCGGTGAATTGGCCCGATAGTTTTTCTCCGCATACGTACAGGCCGGGTGGGATTGAATTAGAAGAGTCTCTATATACAGCGGTCTCTGCTCCTTTAAAAGTAAAGGGTTACAAGGTATATAAAAAAGGTCATTTAGATAATGATTTCGGCTCCGTCTGTGCGGTGTTAAATGATGCTAAAAATGGGAAACTGATCGGAGTTGCCGATCCAAGAGAAGAGTCCTGGGCTGAAGGAAAATAA